In a single window of the Erinaceus europaeus chromosome 21, mEriEur2.1, whole genome shotgun sequence genome:
- the PLCD1 gene encoding 1-phosphatidylinositol 4,5-bisphosphate phosphodiesterase delta-1 isoform X1 has translation MDSGQDFLILHGLQDDEDLQVLLKGSQLLKVKSNSWRRERFYKLQEDCKTIWQESRKVMRSPESQLFSIEDIQDVRMGHRTEGLEKFARDVPENRCFSIVFKDQRNTLDLIAPSPADAQHWVQGLRKIIHHSGTMNQQQKLRHWIHSCLRKADKNKDNKMSFKELQNFLKELNIQVDDSYARKIFRECDHSKTDSLEDEEIETFYKILTKRGEIDRTFAEAVGSGETLSVDQLVKFLQHQQREEAAGPALALSLIERYEPSETAKAQRRMTKDGFLMYLLSADGSAFSLANRRVYQDMSQPLSHYLMSSSHNTYLLEDQLKGPSSTEAYIRALCKGCRCLELDCWDGPNLEPIIYHGYTFTSKILLCDVLRAIRDYAFKASPYPVILSLENHCSLEQQRVMAKHLRNILGPLLLDQPLEGVTTSLPSPEQLKGKILLKGKKLGGLLPQGVEGGPEATVLDEDEAAEMEDEAVRSRVQHKPKDKLSLAQELSDLVIYCKSVHFPGFSSPGSPEMAFYEMASFSENRVLRMLQESGNSFVRHNVNHLSRIYPAGRRTDSSNYNPVEMWNGGCQIVALNFQTPGPEMDVYLGRFQDNGGCGYVLKPAFLRDPNSTFNSQALKEGPWWARKRLLIRVISGQQLPKVNKSKNSIVDPKVIVEIHGVSRDVASRHTSVVTNNGFNPNWDVEFQFEVTVPELALVRFMVEDYDASSKNDFIGQCTIPLSCLKQGYRHIHLLSKNGDQFPSATLFVKVSLQD, from the exons ATGGACTCCGGCCAGGACTTCTTGATCCTGCACG GTCTACAGGATGATGAGGACCTGCAGGTTCTGCTGAAGGGCAGCCAGCTCCTGAAGGTCAAGTCCAACTCTTGGCGGAGAGAACGCTTCTACAAGTTGCAGGAGGACTGCAAGACCATCTGGCAGGAGTCCCGCAAGGTCATGCGGAGCCCAGAGTCTCAGCTAT TCTCCATTGAGGACATTCAGGATGTGCGGATGGGGCAccgcacagagggcctggagaaGTTTGCTCGCGATGTGCCCGAGAACCGCTGCTTCTCCATTGTCTTTAAGGACCAGCGCAACACACTAGACCTCATTGCCCCCTCGCCAGCAGATGCCCAGCACTGGGTACAGGGGCTCCGCAAGATCATCCACCACTCGGGAACTATGAACCAGCAGCAGAAGCTGCGGCA TTGGATTCACTCCTGCCTGCGAAAAGCtgacaaaaacaaggacaacaagatgaGCTTCAAGGAACTGCAGAACTTCTTGAAGGAGCTCAACATCCAGGTGGATGACAGCTACGCACGCAAGATCTTCAGG GAGTGTGACCACTCCAAGACAGACTCCCTGGAGGACGAGGAGATCGAGACCTTCTACAAGATTCTGACCAAGCGGGGGGAGATCGACCGCACCTTTGCCGAGGCTGTGGGCTCTGGGGAGACCCTGTCCGTGGACCAGTTAGTGAAGTTTCTACAGCACCAGCAGAGGGAGGAGGCAGCAGGGCCTGCACTGGCCCTCTCCCTCATTGAGCGCTATGAGCCCAGTGAGACTG CTAAGGCACAGCGGCGGATGACCAAGGACGGCTTTCTCATGTACCTGCTGTCGGCCGACGGTAGTGCCTTCAGCCTGGCGAACCGACGGGTCTACCAGGACATGAGCCAGCCGCTCAGCCACTACCTGATGTCCTCCTCGCACAACACCTATCTGCTGGAAGACCAGCTCAAGGGCCCCAGCAGTACCGAAGCCTACATTCG GGCTTTGTGCAAAGGCTGTCGCTGCCTGGAGCTCGACTGCTGGGACGGGCCCAACCTGGAGCCTATAATATACCACGGCTACACTTTCACCTCCAAGATCCTCCTCTGTGATGTGCTCAGGGCCATTCGGGACTATGCCTTCAAG GCCTCCCCCTACCCGGTCATCCTGTCCCTGGAGAACCACTGCAGCCTGGAGCAGCAGCGAGTGATGGCGAAACACCTGCGCAACATCCTGGGCCCATTGCTGTTGGACCAACCGCTGGAGGGTGTCACTACCAGCCTGCCTTCCCCTGAG CAACTCAAGGGGAAGATCTTGCTGAAGGGGAAGAAACTTGGGGGGCTCCTGCCCCAGGGAGTGGAAGGAGGCCCTGAGGCCACTGTGTTAGATGAGGACGAGGCTGCTGAGATGGAGGATGAGGCAGTGAGGAGCCGAGTGCAGCACAAGCCCAAG GACAAGCTCAGCCTAGCGCAGGAGCTCTCTGACTTGGTCATCTACTGTAAGAGCGTCCACTTCCCAGGCTTCTCCAGCCCTGGCAGCCCCGAGATGGCTTTCTATGAGATGGCTTCCTTCTCTGAGAACCGCGTGCTCCGGATGCTCCAAGAATCAG GAAACAGCTTTGTCCGCCACAATGTGAACCACCTGAGTAGGATCTACCCTGCCGGAAGGAGAACGGACTCCTCCAACTACAACCCGGTGGAGATGTGGAATGGGGGCTGCCAGATCG TGGCCCTGAACTTCCAGACACCTGGGCCAGAGATGGATGTGTACCTGGGCCGCTTTCAGGACAATGGGGGCTGTGGGTATGTGCTGAAGCCAGCCTTCCTGCGGGACCCCAACTCCACCTTCAACTCCCAAGCCCTGAAGGAGGGGCCCTGGTGGGCCCGGAAGCGGCTCCTCATCAGG GTTATCTCAGGGCAGCAACTGCCCAAAGTCAACAAGAGCAAGAATTCCATCGTGGATCCCAAGGTGATTGTGGAGATTCACGGGGTGAGCCGGGACGTGGCCAGTCGCCATACATCTGTAGTGACCAATAACG GTTTCAACCCAAACTGGGATGTGGAGTTTCAGTTTGAAGTGACTGTGCCTGAACTTGCCCTCGTGCGCTTCATGGTGGAGGATTATGACGCCTCCTCCAAGAACGACTTCATTGGCCAGTGCACCATCCCCCTGAGCTGCCTCAAGCAGG GTTACCGTCATATTCACCTCTTGTCCAAGAATGGAGACCAGTTCCCATCTGCTACCCTTTTCGTGAAGGTGTCCCTCCAggattag
- the PLCD1 gene encoding 1-phosphatidylinositol 4,5-bisphosphate phosphodiesterase delta-1 isoform X3: MSFKELQNFLKELNIQVDDSYARKIFRECDHSKTDSLEDEEIETFYKILTKRGEIDRTFAEAVGSGETLSVDQLVKFLQHQQREEAAGPALALSLIERYEPSETAKAQRRMTKDGFLMYLLSADGSAFSLANRRVYQDMSQPLSHYLMSSSHNTYLLEDQLKGPSSTEAYIRALCKGCRCLELDCWDGPNLEPIIYHGYTFTSKILLCDVLRAIRDYAFKASPYPVILSLENHCSLEQQRVMAKHLRNILGPLLLDQPLEGVTTSLPSPEQLKGKILLKGKKLGGLLPQGVEGGPEATVLDEDEAAEMEDEAVRSRVQHKPKDKLSLAQELSDLVIYCKSVHFPGFSSPGSPEMAFYEMASFSENRVLRMLQESGNSFVRHNVNHLSRIYPAGRRTDSSNYNPVEMWNGGCQIVALNFQTPGPEMDVYLGRFQDNGGCGYVLKPAFLRDPNSTFNSQALKEGPWWARKRLLIRVISGQQLPKVNKSKNSIVDPKVIVEIHGVSRDVASRHTSVVTNNGFNPNWDVEFQFEVTVPELALVRFMVEDYDASSKNDFIGQCTIPLSCLKQGYRHIHLLSKNGDQFPSATLFVKVSLQD; the protein is encoded by the exons atgaGCTTCAAGGAACTGCAGAACTTCTTGAAGGAGCTCAACATCCAGGTGGATGACAGCTACGCACGCAAGATCTTCAGG GAGTGTGACCACTCCAAGACAGACTCCCTGGAGGACGAGGAGATCGAGACCTTCTACAAGATTCTGACCAAGCGGGGGGAGATCGACCGCACCTTTGCCGAGGCTGTGGGCTCTGGGGAGACCCTGTCCGTGGACCAGTTAGTGAAGTTTCTACAGCACCAGCAGAGGGAGGAGGCAGCAGGGCCTGCACTGGCCCTCTCCCTCATTGAGCGCTATGAGCCCAGTGAGACTG CTAAGGCACAGCGGCGGATGACCAAGGACGGCTTTCTCATGTACCTGCTGTCGGCCGACGGTAGTGCCTTCAGCCTGGCGAACCGACGGGTCTACCAGGACATGAGCCAGCCGCTCAGCCACTACCTGATGTCCTCCTCGCACAACACCTATCTGCTGGAAGACCAGCTCAAGGGCCCCAGCAGTACCGAAGCCTACATTCG GGCTTTGTGCAAAGGCTGTCGCTGCCTGGAGCTCGACTGCTGGGACGGGCCCAACCTGGAGCCTATAATATACCACGGCTACACTTTCACCTCCAAGATCCTCCTCTGTGATGTGCTCAGGGCCATTCGGGACTATGCCTTCAAG GCCTCCCCCTACCCGGTCATCCTGTCCCTGGAGAACCACTGCAGCCTGGAGCAGCAGCGAGTGATGGCGAAACACCTGCGCAACATCCTGGGCCCATTGCTGTTGGACCAACCGCTGGAGGGTGTCACTACCAGCCTGCCTTCCCCTGAG CAACTCAAGGGGAAGATCTTGCTGAAGGGGAAGAAACTTGGGGGGCTCCTGCCCCAGGGAGTGGAAGGAGGCCCTGAGGCCACTGTGTTAGATGAGGACGAGGCTGCTGAGATGGAGGATGAGGCAGTGAGGAGCCGAGTGCAGCACAAGCCCAAG GACAAGCTCAGCCTAGCGCAGGAGCTCTCTGACTTGGTCATCTACTGTAAGAGCGTCCACTTCCCAGGCTTCTCCAGCCCTGGCAGCCCCGAGATGGCTTTCTATGAGATGGCTTCCTTCTCTGAGAACCGCGTGCTCCGGATGCTCCAAGAATCAG GAAACAGCTTTGTCCGCCACAATGTGAACCACCTGAGTAGGATCTACCCTGCCGGAAGGAGAACGGACTCCTCCAACTACAACCCGGTGGAGATGTGGAATGGGGGCTGCCAGATCG TGGCCCTGAACTTCCAGACACCTGGGCCAGAGATGGATGTGTACCTGGGCCGCTTTCAGGACAATGGGGGCTGTGGGTATGTGCTGAAGCCAGCCTTCCTGCGGGACCCCAACTCCACCTTCAACTCCCAAGCCCTGAAGGAGGGGCCCTGGTGGGCCCGGAAGCGGCTCCTCATCAGG GTTATCTCAGGGCAGCAACTGCCCAAAGTCAACAAGAGCAAGAATTCCATCGTGGATCCCAAGGTGATTGTGGAGATTCACGGGGTGAGCCGGGACGTGGCCAGTCGCCATACATCTGTAGTGACCAATAACG GTTTCAACCCAAACTGGGATGTGGAGTTTCAGTTTGAAGTGACTGTGCCTGAACTTGCCCTCGTGCGCTTCATGGTGGAGGATTATGACGCCTCCTCCAAGAACGACTTCATTGGCCAGTGCACCATCCCCCTGAGCTGCCTCAAGCAGG GTTACCGTCATATTCACCTCTTGTCCAAGAATGGAGACCAGTTCCCATCTGCTACCCTTTTCGTGAAGGTGTCCCTCCAggattag
- the PLCD1 gene encoding 1-phosphatidylinositol 4,5-bisphosphate phosphodiesterase delta-1 isoform X2 codes for MNQQQKLRHWIHSCLRKADKNKDNKMSFKELQNFLKELNIQVDDSYARKIFRECDHSKTDSLEDEEIETFYKILTKRGEIDRTFAEAVGSGETLSVDQLVKFLQHQQREEAAGPALALSLIERYEPSETAKAQRRMTKDGFLMYLLSADGSAFSLANRRVYQDMSQPLSHYLMSSSHNTYLLEDQLKGPSSTEAYIRALCKGCRCLELDCWDGPNLEPIIYHGYTFTSKILLCDVLRAIRDYAFKASPYPVILSLENHCSLEQQRVMAKHLRNILGPLLLDQPLEGVTTSLPSPEQLKGKILLKGKKLGGLLPQGVEGGPEATVLDEDEAAEMEDEAVRSRVQHKPKDKLSLAQELSDLVIYCKSVHFPGFSSPGSPEMAFYEMASFSENRVLRMLQESGNSFVRHNVNHLSRIYPAGRRTDSSNYNPVEMWNGGCQIVALNFQTPGPEMDVYLGRFQDNGGCGYVLKPAFLRDPNSTFNSQALKEGPWWARKRLLIRVISGQQLPKVNKSKNSIVDPKVIVEIHGVSRDVASRHTSVVTNNGFNPNWDVEFQFEVTVPELALVRFMVEDYDASSKNDFIGQCTIPLSCLKQGYRHIHLLSKNGDQFPSATLFVKVSLQD; via the exons ATGAACCAGCAGCAGAAGCTGCGGCA TTGGATTCACTCCTGCCTGCGAAAAGCtgacaaaaacaaggacaacaagatgaGCTTCAAGGAACTGCAGAACTTCTTGAAGGAGCTCAACATCCAGGTGGATGACAGCTACGCACGCAAGATCTTCAGG GAGTGTGACCACTCCAAGACAGACTCCCTGGAGGACGAGGAGATCGAGACCTTCTACAAGATTCTGACCAAGCGGGGGGAGATCGACCGCACCTTTGCCGAGGCTGTGGGCTCTGGGGAGACCCTGTCCGTGGACCAGTTAGTGAAGTTTCTACAGCACCAGCAGAGGGAGGAGGCAGCAGGGCCTGCACTGGCCCTCTCCCTCATTGAGCGCTATGAGCCCAGTGAGACTG CTAAGGCACAGCGGCGGATGACCAAGGACGGCTTTCTCATGTACCTGCTGTCGGCCGACGGTAGTGCCTTCAGCCTGGCGAACCGACGGGTCTACCAGGACATGAGCCAGCCGCTCAGCCACTACCTGATGTCCTCCTCGCACAACACCTATCTGCTGGAAGACCAGCTCAAGGGCCCCAGCAGTACCGAAGCCTACATTCG GGCTTTGTGCAAAGGCTGTCGCTGCCTGGAGCTCGACTGCTGGGACGGGCCCAACCTGGAGCCTATAATATACCACGGCTACACTTTCACCTCCAAGATCCTCCTCTGTGATGTGCTCAGGGCCATTCGGGACTATGCCTTCAAG GCCTCCCCCTACCCGGTCATCCTGTCCCTGGAGAACCACTGCAGCCTGGAGCAGCAGCGAGTGATGGCGAAACACCTGCGCAACATCCTGGGCCCATTGCTGTTGGACCAACCGCTGGAGGGTGTCACTACCAGCCTGCCTTCCCCTGAG CAACTCAAGGGGAAGATCTTGCTGAAGGGGAAGAAACTTGGGGGGCTCCTGCCCCAGGGAGTGGAAGGAGGCCCTGAGGCCACTGTGTTAGATGAGGACGAGGCTGCTGAGATGGAGGATGAGGCAGTGAGGAGCCGAGTGCAGCACAAGCCCAAG GACAAGCTCAGCCTAGCGCAGGAGCTCTCTGACTTGGTCATCTACTGTAAGAGCGTCCACTTCCCAGGCTTCTCCAGCCCTGGCAGCCCCGAGATGGCTTTCTATGAGATGGCTTCCTTCTCTGAGAACCGCGTGCTCCGGATGCTCCAAGAATCAG GAAACAGCTTTGTCCGCCACAATGTGAACCACCTGAGTAGGATCTACCCTGCCGGAAGGAGAACGGACTCCTCCAACTACAACCCGGTGGAGATGTGGAATGGGGGCTGCCAGATCG TGGCCCTGAACTTCCAGACACCTGGGCCAGAGATGGATGTGTACCTGGGCCGCTTTCAGGACAATGGGGGCTGTGGGTATGTGCTGAAGCCAGCCTTCCTGCGGGACCCCAACTCCACCTTCAACTCCCAAGCCCTGAAGGAGGGGCCCTGGTGGGCCCGGAAGCGGCTCCTCATCAGG GTTATCTCAGGGCAGCAACTGCCCAAAGTCAACAAGAGCAAGAATTCCATCGTGGATCCCAAGGTGATTGTGGAGATTCACGGGGTGAGCCGGGACGTGGCCAGTCGCCATACATCTGTAGTGACCAATAACG GTTTCAACCCAAACTGGGATGTGGAGTTTCAGTTTGAAGTGACTGTGCCTGAACTTGCCCTCGTGCGCTTCATGGTGGAGGATTATGACGCCTCCTCCAAGAACGACTTCATTGGCCAGTGCACCATCCCCCTGAGCTGCCTCAAGCAGG GTTACCGTCATATTCACCTCTTGTCCAAGAATGGAGACCAGTTCCCATCTGCTACCCTTTTCGTGAAGGTGTCCCTCCAggattag